Proteins encoded within one genomic window of Polaribacter sp. NJDZ03:
- a CDS encoding glycosyltransferase family 2 protein, translating into MKYNSSLVTVYITNYNYQDYLEEAFTSLVNQTYNSIEIIIIDDGSTDNSINIIKRLSEKHENIQTIFQKNKGLNKTNNVAIKKARGKYIMRLDADDILEPKAIEKMVKVLDENDNIGLVFPDYYLMDENGFKFSAHKRYNFDTDVLLFDRPAHGACTMIRISFLKAVNGYDEDFTCQDGYEIWLKFITHYQVKNINEPLFYYRQHSSNLTKNETKILSTRAAINKKSVQTKNINIESILILPIRNDKKYLKVIAGESILEKKINVVLLAEIPKKIIVTSSSKDIKEFVQKRYKDESKIIFIERSEVLERKTTPLSETINFIQKQIDVNYNAIQIISPDFPFIESYSIDDALNTMFLFGSDSIISVREDNHMFFQHHGKGMEPILNQNKFTKLERDTLFKSVGGISAVKKEAFDLSNEIITGRVGHLMVEEKASIELKNQYGLDLATNIFINEQ; encoded by the coding sequence ATGAAATATAATTCATCTCTAGTAACAGTTTATATAACAAATTATAATTATCAAGATTATTTAGAAGAAGCTTTTACTAGTTTAGTAAATCAAACGTATAATTCTATCGAAATAATAATTATTGATGATGGCTCTACAGATAATTCTATAAATATTATTAAAAGGTTATCTGAAAAGCATGAAAATATTCAAACTATTTTTCAAAAAAATAAAGGATTAAATAAGACTAATAACGTTGCTATTAAAAAAGCTAGAGGTAAATATATTATGCGATTAGATGCCGATGATATATTAGAACCGAAAGCTATAGAGAAAATGGTAAAGGTGTTGGATGAAAATGATAATATTGGATTGGTTTTTCCTGACTATTATTTAATGGATGAAAATGGCTTTAAATTTTCAGCTCATAAAAGGTATAATTTTGATACTGACGTTTTATTATTTGATAGACCTGCTCATGGTGCTTGTACAATGATTAGAATATCCTTTTTAAAGGCTGTAAATGGATATGATGAAGATTTTACATGTCAAGATGGTTATGAGATTTGGTTAAAATTTATTACACATTATCAAGTGAAAAATATAAATGAACCTTTATTTTACTACAGACAACATTCATCTAATTTAACAAAAAACGAAACTAAAATATTATCTACCCGAGCTGCCATTAATAAAAAGAGTGTTCAAACTAAAAATATTAATATTGAATCAATATTAATACTACCTATTAGAAATGATAAAAAATATTTAAAGGTAATTGCTGGTGAGTCTATTCTTGAAAAGAAAATTAATGTTGTTCTTTTAGCTGAAATACCTAAAAAAATTATTGTTACTAGTAGTTCTAAGGATATTAAAGAATTTGTTCAAAAACGATATAAAGATGAGTCTAAAATAATTTTTATAGAAAGAAGTGAGGTTTTAGAGCGCAAAACAACACCATTATCTGAAACTATTAATTTTATACAAAAACAAATTGATGTAAATTATAATGCAATTCAAATTATTTCTCCAGATTTTCCATTTATAGAAAGCTATAGTATAGATGATGCGCTAAATACTATGTTTTTATTTGGGTCAGATTCAATAATAAGTGTTAGAGAAGATAACCATATGTTTTTTCAACATCATGGTAAAGGAATGGAACCTATTTTAAATCAAAATAAATTCACAAAGTTAGAAAGAGACACTTTGTTTAAAAGTGTAGGTGGTATTTCTGCTGTTAAAAAAGAAGCTTTTGATTTAAGTAATGAAATTATTACAGGTAGAGTAGGTCATTTGATGGTGGAAGAAAAAGCAAGTATTGAATTAAAGAATCAATATGGACTTGATTTAGCTACAAATATTTTTATAAATGAACAATAA
- a CDS encoding acyltransferase yields MFYPLLKLFYDKKPIILGWIYKVLFSNKNLKIGKNFKCDSFPIITLDKNAKIHLGDNLIFRRNVEIRTHQNSRLTIGDNCRVDRGVRILSTNKSHIDISSGVRIGLYSVFNGGDSIFIGKDTLISGFVYLQTSMHNYFEEGKNIQEQGYTHKRIILGEDCWLGTHAVIFPGVNLKNKVIVGSSSVVNKSFGESAIIAGSPAKIIKKRKINEI; encoded by the coding sequence ATGTTTTATCCTCTACTAAAATTATTTTATGATAAAAAACCTATTATTTTAGGTTGGATTTATAAAGTATTATTTTCTAATAAAAATCTTAAAATTGGTAAAAACTTTAAGTGTGATTCTTTCCCTATAATAACTTTAGATAAAAATGCTAAAATTCACTTAGGAGATAATCTGATTTTTAGAAGGAATGTTGAAATTAGAACGCATCAAAACTCTAGGTTAACTATTGGTGATAATTGTAGAGTAGATAGAGGAGTAAGAATATTGTCTACTAATAAATCTCATATAGACATAAGTTCTGGTGTTCGAATTGGTCTGTATAGTGTTTTTAACGGTGGAGACTCTATTTTTATAGGTAAAGATACTTTAATCTCTGGTTTTGTGTATTTACAAACAAGTATGCACAACTATTTTGAGGAAGGAAAAAATATACAAGAACAAGGTTATACACACAAGAGAATAATTTTAGGAGAAGATTGTTGGCTTGGGACACATGCAGTAATATTTCCAGGAGTTAATCTTAAAAATAAAGTTATTGTAGGTAGTAGTTCTGTTGTAAATAAATCTTTTGGAGAAAGTGCTATTATTGCTGGTTCCCCCGCAAAAATTATTAAAAAAAGAAAAATTAATGAAATATAA
- a CDS encoding N-acetylneuraminate synthase family protein produces the protein MINKFKGKHGPLLIAEIGGNHEGNFEYALELTKLAIDADVDYIKYQMYSGDTLVSQQESPVRNKHFKKFELSKEQYIQLAELCEANNVGFMASVWDLDYISWIDKYMPIYKIGSGDFTAYPILEGIVKLKKPIILSTGLSTQQEVLDTVKFIQNLDSLYLDKQYLSVLQCTSMYPIPYSSANLSVMDTYKKETDLTIGYSDHTEGSYALEIAVAMGAEILEFHFTDSRENKEFRDHKVSLTKNEVLDLISKIKKINDLKGNPIKTPTEIEIETGHCTSFRRAVYPIRNLKAGTIITKDDLAYLRPNHGIDARDYKEVIGKTLKEDVIKHQKITFEILK, from the coding sequence ATGATAAACAAATTTAAAGGAAAACACGGTCCCTTACTTATTGCCGAAATAGGAGGAAATCATGAAGGTAATTTTGAATACGCATTAGAGTTAACAAAATTAGCTATTGATGCAGATGTAGATTATATAAAATATCAGATGTATTCTGGAGACACTCTTGTTTCTCAACAAGAAAGCCCTGTTAGAAATAAACATTTTAAAAAGTTTGAGTTATCAAAAGAACAATATATTCAATTAGCAGAACTTTGTGAAGCTAACAATGTAGGTTTTATGGCTTCTGTTTGGGATTTAGATTATATTTCTTGGATAGATAAATACATGCCAATTTATAAAATTGGCTCTGGAGATTTTACCGCTTACCCTATATTAGAAGGCATTGTAAAGCTTAAAAAACCAATTATTTTATCAACAGGACTTAGTACTCAGCAAGAAGTTTTAGATACAGTTAAATTTATTCAAAATTTAGACTCATTGTATTTAGATAAACAATATTTATCAGTATTACAATGTACTTCTATGTATCCAATACCATACTCTAGTGCTAATTTATCAGTTATGGATACTTATAAAAAAGAAACAGATTTAACTATTGGTTATTCAGACCATACAGAAGGTAGTTATGCTTTAGAGATAGCTGTAGCAATGGGAGCAGAGATTTTAGAATTTCACTTTACAGATAGTAGAGAAAATAAAGAATTTAGGGATCATAAAGTTTCACTAACAAAAAACGAAGTTTTAGATTTAATCTCTAAAATAAAAAAAATTAACGATTTAAAAGGAAACCCAATAAAAACTCCAACAGAAATTGAAATAGAAACAGGCCATTGTACAAGTTTTAGAAGAGCTGTATACCCAATTAGAAATTTAAAAGCAGGAACTATTATCACTAAAGATGATTTGGCTTATTTAAGACCTAATCATGGAATTGATGCTCGTGACTATAAAGAAGTAATTGGAAAAACTTTAAAGGAAGATGTTATTAAACATCAAAAAATTACATTTGAAATTTTAAAATAA
- a CDS encoding DapH/DapD/GlmU-related protein, producing MRFPKNIKIADDVIIKEGVKICPCNMDANVIIGERTTIGYHTFIFASSNIKIGSDCLIAPFVYIVDSNHSILKEKNINQQPNQSKEIVIGDDVWIASNVTILKGVTIGNGAVLAAGTVVNKDIEAFSINAGSPSKIIGYRK from the coding sequence ATGCGTTTTCCTAAAAATATAAAAATAGCAGATGATGTTATTATAAAGGAGGGTGTAAAAATTTGCCCATGTAATATGGATGCAAATGTTATTATTGGAGAAAGAACGACAATTGGTTATCACACTTTTATATTTGCTTCTTCAAATATAAAAATAGGTAGTGATTGTTTAATTGCTCCATTTGTATATATCGTTGATAGTAATCATAGTATTTTAAAAGAAAAAAATATAAATCAACAACCAAACCAATCTAAAGAAATTGTTATAGGAGATGATGTTTGGATTGCAAGTAATGTTACCATTTTAAAAGGAGTTACTATTGGTAATGGGGCTGTTTTAGCTGCTGGTACAGTTGTTAATAAAGATATTGAAGCATTTAGTATTAATGCAGGAAGTCCTTCTAAAATAATTGGCTATAGAAAATGA
- a CDS encoding ABC transporter ATP-binding protein, with translation MKSNEVILKVENLSKQYRLGTVGTGTISHDLNRWWHKVRGKEDPFLKVGESNNRAIKGESEYVWALKDINFEVKRGEVLGIIGKNGAGKSTLLKILSKVTGPSTGSIKANGRIASLLEVGTGFHPEMTGKENVFLNGAILGMTKKEIADKLDEIIEFSGCERYIDTPVKRYSSGMKVRLAFAVAAFLEPDILVVDEVLAVGDAEFQKKAIGKMQDISSQGGRTVLFVSHNMNSVAKLCTSTILLENGEIVFTGEVEEGIKRYEFGNLKDTSDYKGVKTRGLKVFSDIISVKILKSNDLIYMGDDLFFSIKLKIKNLTKNVELGYRLYHKNIPTMTNITNWDIGSLDLEKGNYNFNAAIAKNMLFPGIYTLEVFVRQINNPVDVIADNAKSFKVEWKDITGHEPNFDTISVKGMYTKTEWNIEKDNG, from the coding sequence ATGAAATCTAACGAAGTAATTTTAAAAGTAGAAAACCTAAGCAAACAATATCGGTTAGGAACCGTTGGCACGGGGACAATTAGTCATGATTTAAACCGATGGTGGCATAAAGTAAGAGGGAAAGAAGATCCGTTTTTAAAAGTTGGAGAATCTAATAATAGAGCTATAAAAGGAGAATCGGAATATGTTTGGGCTTTAAAGGATATTAATTTTGAAGTTAAAAGAGGAGAGGTTTTAGGCATTATTGGTAAAAACGGAGCTGGAAAATCTACGTTGCTTAAAATTCTTTCTAAAGTAACAGGCCCTAGTACTGGTAGCATAAAAGCAAATGGAAGAATAGCTTCATTGTTAGAAGTGGGTACTGGGTTTCATCCAGAAATGACAGGGAAAGAAAATGTTTTTTTAAACGGCGCAATTCTAGGGATGACTAAGAAAGAAATTGCTGATAAATTAGATGAAATTATTGAGTTTTCTGGATGTGAACGCTATATTGATACTCCCGTAAAAAGGTATTCTAGTGGAATGAAAGTTCGGTTAGCATTTGCTGTTGCAGCATTTTTAGAGCCAGATATATTAGTTGTTGATGAGGTTTTAGCTGTTGGTGATGCAGAATTTCAAAAGAAGGCGATTGGTAAAATGCAAGATATATCTAGCCAAGGAGGTAGAACCGTTTTGTTTGTGAGTCATAATATGAATTCAGTTGCAAAACTTTGTACTAGTACTATTCTTTTAGAAAATGGAGAAATTGTATTTACAGGGGAAGTAGAAGAAGGTATTAAAAGATATGAGTTTGGTAACTTAAAAGATACTAGTGATTACAAAGGTGTTAAAACTAGAGGGTTAAAAGTGTTTTCAGATATTATATCCGTAAAAATTTTAAAATCTAATGATTTAATTTATATGGGAGATGATTTGTTTTTTTCTATAAAATTAAAAATTAAAAATTTAACTAAAAACGTTGAATTAGGGTATCGTTTATATCATAAAAATATTCCAACTATGACTAATATTACTAATTGGGATATTGGATCTTTAGACTTAGAAAAGGGGAATTATAATTTTAATGCAGCTATTGCTAAAAACATGTTATTTCCAGGTATTTATACATTAGAAGTTTTTGTAAGGCAAATTAATAATCCGGTAGACGTTATTGCAGATAATGCAAAAAGTTTTAAAGTTGAGTGGAAAGATATTACAGGACACGAACCTAATTTTGACACTATAAGTGTAAAAGGGATGTACACAAAAACAGAATGGAATATAGAGAAAGATAATGGGTAA
- a CDS encoding ABC transporter permease, with protein MEKEKWLLEITPKNNLFDLNLKEVWEYKDLLFLFVKRDVITLYKQTILGPLWYLIQPLFTSIIFTLVFNNVAGIQTGGIPPFLFNLAGITTWNYFKDCLTQTADTFKKNEQIFGKVYFPRIIMPMSVVVSNLLKFGIQIFIFIIFYCYFLFAGFDVEPSKYVFLFPILVLFMGMLGLGLGMIISSMVTKYRDLTFLVTFGIQLLMYISLVVLPLSLFQEKGFEWAVRYNPMAYIIETGRFMLLNEGSVSLFGIIYTVVITLVTLLVGVLIFNKTEKSFIDTI; from the coding sequence ATGGAGAAAGAAAAGTGGTTGTTAGAAATAACACCAAAAAATAATTTATTCGATTTAAATTTAAAAGAAGTTTGGGAGTATAAAGATTTATTATTTCTTTTTGTAAAAAGAGATGTTATAACACTTTATAAGCAAACCATACTTGGGCCTCTATGGTATTTAATTCAGCCATTATTTACCTCAATTATATTTACTTTAGTTTTTAATAATGTTGCAGGAATTCAAACAGGAGGTATTCCTCCGTTTTTATTCAATTTAGCAGGGATAACTACTTGGAATTATTTTAAAGATTGCTTAACCCAAACAGCAGATACTTTTAAGAAAAATGAACAGATTTTTGGTAAGGTATACTTTCCAAGAATTATTATGCCTATGTCTGTAGTCGTTTCAAATTTATTGAAATTTGGAATTCAAATATTTATTTTTATAATATTTTATTGTTATTTCTTATTTGCTGGTTTTGATGTTGAGCCAAGTAAATACGTTTTCTTATTTCCTATATTGGTGTTGTTTATGGGGATGTTAGGATTAGGATTAGGAATGATTATCTCGTCTATGGTTACAAAATACCGCGATTTAACTTTTCTCGTAACTTTTGGTATTCAGTTGCTAATGTATATTTCTCTTGTTGTATTGCCATTGTCTCTTTTTCAAGAAAAAGGATTTGAATGGGCCGTAAGGTATAATCCAATGGCTTATATTATAGAAACTGGTAGATTTATGTTATTAAATGAAGGAAGTGTTTCTTTGTTTGGTATTATTTATACAGTAGTAATAACTCTTGTTACCTTATTAGTGGGTGTTTTAATTTTTAACAAAACTGAAAAAAGTTTTATCGATACTATTTAA
- a CDS encoding glycosyltransferase family 39 protein — MSKIKYRILSFLLWVSLLMTGLYAYIRILTIFSSPITLGDEGGFLKVFNIFITSGFSEANIYGNSTFFNCISYLFYQIGFGQLMSLRVTSLFFAVFSIYLLWVLIRKNFNHLSSLYKKGIMITSVNAMVVMSFIFTGINDVFMTFFTLLFFIVFFKIKQDKENKNIILYFLLGAIFALILSTRKMEYYYYSRHLFLF; from the coding sequence ATGAGTAAAATTAAATATAGGATATTGAGTTTTTTGCTTTGGGTTAGTCTTTTAATGACAGGTCTATACGCTTATATTAGAATTCTTACAATCTTTTCTAGCCCAATAACTCTTGGAGATGAAGGTGGTTTTTTAAAGGTCTTTAATATTTTTATTACTTCAGGATTTTCTGAAGCTAATATTTATGGAAACTCAACTTTTTTTAATTGTATTTCTTATTTATTTTATCAAATTGGTTTTGGACAACTTATGTCTTTAAGAGTAACTAGTTTATTTTTTGCTGTATTTAGTATATATTTACTTTGGGTTTTAATAAGAAAAAATTTTAATCATTTATCTTCATTATACAAAAAAGGTATCATGATTACTTCTGTGAATGCAATGGTTGTAATGTCATTTATATTTACAGGGATTAATGATGTTTTTATGACCTTTTTTACACTACTATTTTTTATAGTTTTCTTTAAAATTAAACAAGATAAAGAAAATAAGAATATTATACTTTACTTCTTGTTAGGTGCTATTTTTGCATTAATACTCTCAACACGAAAAATGGAGTATTATTATTATTCCCGACATTTATTTTTGTTTTGA
- the rffA gene encoding dTDP-4-amino-4,6-dideoxygalactose transaminase: MEKMKQVPFNKPYLTGNETKYIEQAVASGKISGNGVFTQKCQQFFEERYGITKTLLTTSCTDALEMCAILLNIKEGDEVIMPSYTFVSTANAFVLRGAKIVFADSRADQPNIDENSIEALITPKTKAIVVVHYAGVACEMDTIMALAKKYGIYVVEDAAQAIDSYYKGKALGSIGHLSAFSFHETKNVISGEGGLLGINDTQFIERAEIIWEKGTNRSAFFRGEIDKYGWVDVGSSFLPSEIIAAFLWAQLENLEDIQNRRKEIWNGYFTFFKENNNIKLPLVPKYATNNAHMFYVLLESLKKRNEFIASYKEKGVNPVFHYVSLHSSPYFKEKHDGRVLANCDKYADTLVRMPLYYELEQEVVFNSK; this comes from the coding sequence ATGGAAAAAATGAAACAGGTACCATTTAACAAGCCTTACCTAACAGGTAATGAAACAAAATATATAGAGCAAGCAGTTGCCTCTGGTAAAATTTCAGGAAATGGGGTTTTTACGCAAAAGTGTCAGCAATTTTTTGAGGAACGTTATGGAATCACAAAAACATTATTGACTACATCTTGCACAGATGCCCTAGAAATGTGTGCTATTTTATTGAATATTAAAGAGGGAGATGAAGTGATTATGCCTTCTTACACGTTTGTTTCTACAGCAAATGCTTTTGTATTAAGAGGTGCAAAAATTGTGTTTGCAGACTCAAGAGCAGATCAACCTAATATAGATGAAAATAGTATAGAAGCTTTAATTACACCAAAAACCAAAGCAATTGTGGTGGTGCATTATGCAGGCGTTGCTTGTGAGATGGATACCATTATGGCATTAGCTAAAAAATATGGTATTTATGTTGTTGAAGATGCTGCTCAAGCAATTGATTCTTATTATAAAGGAAAAGCATTAGGAAGTATTGGTCATTTGTCGGCATTTTCTTTTCACGAAACAAAAAATGTAATTAGTGGAGAGGGAGGTTTGTTAGGTATTAATGATACACAATTTATAGAAAGAGCAGAAATTATCTGGGAAAAAGGGACCAATCGTTCTGCTTTTTTTAGAGGAGAAATAGATAAATATGGTTGGGTAGATGTAGGTTCTTCTTTTTTGCCTTCAGAAATTATAGCTGCATTTTTATGGGCACAATTAGAAAATTTAGAGGATATTCAAAATAGAAGAAAAGAAATTTGGAATGGTTATTTTACGTTTTTTAAAGAAAATAACAACATTAAGTTGCCTTTAGTACCAAAGTATGCAACTAATAATGCACACATGTTTTATGTGCTTTTAGAATCGTTAAAGAAAAGAAACGAATTTATTGCTAGTTATAAAGAAAAAGGAGTGAACCCTGTTTTTCATTATGTAAGTTTGCATTCTAGTCCTTATTTTAAAGAGAAGCATGATGGTAGAGTGTTAGCAAATTGCGATAAATATGCAGATACGTTGGTAAGAATGCCTTTGTATTATGAGTTGGAGCAAGAAGTTGTTTTTAATAGTAAATAA
- a CDS encoding GNAT family N-acetyltransferase produces the protein MRLNWDSDFFEHAVYRIDFKEKSNLQFLKGLTYMFSENLLIGFSNFLQDTKITYTKEVSNNELVEKETLDDIVRYDFDYVDKNLLDLAIQSGAYSRFKKDANIPNSKFENLYYLWVQNSINKKIADQIFVVFNNDIISGFITVKKKGYICKIGLIAVNQNYRGLGLGKKLMQRVEHWALENECNLIEVETQLDNDIANKFYKSLRFLENKREYIYHIWKK, from the coding sequence ATGAGATTAAATTGGGATTCCGACTTTTTTGAACACGCCGTATATAGAATTGATTTTAAAGAAAAGAGTAATCTTCAATTTTTGAAAGGTTTGACTTATATGTTTTCAGAAAATTTACTAATAGGTTTTTCTAATTTCTTGCAGGACACTAAAATAACTTATACAAAAGAAGTATCTAATAACGAGCTTGTAGAAAAAGAAACTTTAGATGATATAGTAAGATATGATTTTGATTATGTTGATAAAAATTTATTAGATTTAGCGATTCAAAGTGGAGCATATTCTAGGTTTAAGAAAGATGCTAATATTCCTAATTCTAAATTTGAAAACTTATATTATTTATGGGTACAAAACTCTATAAATAAAAAAATTGCAGATCAAATTTTTGTTGTTTTTAATAATGATATTATTTCAGGGTTTATAACAGTTAAAAAGAAAGGTTATATCTGCAAAATAGGATTAATTGCAGTAAATCAAAATTATAGAGGTTTAGGATTAGGAAAGAAACTTATGCAAAGAGTTGAGCATTGGGCTTTAGAGAATGAATGTAATTTAATAGAAGTAGAAACTCAGTTAGATAATGACATCGCAAATAAATTTTATAAATCTTTGAGGTTTCTAGAAAATAAAAGAGAATACATATATCATATATGGAAAAAATGA
- a CDS encoding glycosyltransferase family 2 protein: MIEFSVVVPLYKCSETLKELCARLQTVFNKLEKTYEIILVNDGSPGNDWEVACSLSKENKNIKSINLSRNFGQHPAIFCGLENAKGEWIVVMDGDLQDVPEEIEKLYLKALAGVDIILAARTEREDKFTKKLSSFLFYKTLNYFTGSQLSHAVGNFGLYNKKVIKSVLGLGDYIKFLPAAINWVGYKSDVVEVLHSKRKEGVSSYNLYSLLSLAFNNIVSFSNKPLKIVIKFGFILVGISLFMIFYNFYLKITDKITVDGYSSIVISMWFLFGCMISIIGVVGVYLGKVFDQVKNRPTYIVQEKINIES; the protein is encoded by the coding sequence ATGATTGAATTTTCAGTAGTTGTTCCTTTGTACAAATGTTCCGAAACTTTAAAAGAGCTTTGTGCTAGGTTACAAACCGTTTTCAATAAGTTAGAAAAAACGTATGAAATTATTTTAGTCAATGATGGTAGTCCTGGTAATGATTGGGAAGTAGCTTGTAGTTTATCAAAAGAAAATAAAAACATAAAATCGATTAATTTAAGTCGTAATTTTGGACAGCATCCAGCTATTTTTTGTGGTTTAGAAAACGCAAAAGGAGAATGGATTGTTGTAATGGATGGAGACTTACAAGATGTGCCAGAAGAAATAGAAAAATTATATTTAAAGGCTTTGGCAGGGGTTGATATTATTTTGGCAGCAAGAACAGAAAGAGAAGATAAGTTTACCAAAAAATTAAGTTCTTTTCTTTTTTACAAAACATTAAATTATTTCACAGGATCTCAATTATCACATGCAGTTGGTAATTTTGGGCTTTACAATAAGAAAGTAATTAAATCAGTTCTTGGTTTAGGAGATTATATTAAATTTTTACCAGCAGCAATAAATTGGGTTGGTTACAAGTCTGACGTGGTTGAGGTTTTACATAGTAAAAGAAAAGAAGGGGTTTCGAGTTATAACTTATACAGTTTGTTAAGTCTGGCTTTTAATAATATTGTTTCTTTTTCTAATAAACCTTTAAAAATTGTTATAAAATTTGGTTTTATTTTAGTAGGAATATCTTTATTTATGATATTCTATAACTTTTATTTAAAAATTACTGACAAGATTACTGTAGATGGTTATTCGTCTATTGTAATTTCTATGTGGTTTTTATTTGGGTGTATGATATCTATTATTGGTGTTGTTGGTGTTTATTTGGGTAAAGTATTTGATCAAGTTAAAAATCGACCTACTTATATTGTTCAAGAAAAAATAAACATAGAATCATGA
- the aroQ gene encoding type II 3-dehydroquinate dehydratase, which produces MKLLILNGPNLNLLGKREPEIYGSETFEQYFETLQKKYSTITIEYFQSNSEGAIIDKLHEVGFSYDGVVLNAGAYTHTSVAIADAISGITTPVVEVHISNVHQRETFRHHSFLSPVCKGVILGFGLKSYELGVESLIKD; this is translated from the coding sequence ATGAAATTACTGATACTAAACGGTCCCAATTTAAATTTATTAGGAAAAAGAGAACCAGAAATTTATGGTTCAGAAACTTTTGAGCAATATTTTGAAACGCTACAAAAAAAATATTCAACGATTACTATAGAATATTTTCAATCTAATAGTGAAGGTGCAATTATAGATAAGCTGCACGAAGTTGGTTTTAGTTATGATGGCGTAGTTTTAAATGCCGGTGCTTACACGCATACTTCTGTGGCTATTGCAGATGCTATTAGTGGTATTACTACTCCGGTTGTTGAGGTACATATTTCTAATGTTCATCAAAGAGAAACTTTTAGACATCATTCTTTTTTATCGCCAGTTTGTAAAGGGGTTATTTTAGGTTTTGGGTTAAAGAGTTATGAGTTGGGAGTTGAGAGTTTAATAAAGGATTAA
- a CDS encoding transporter — protein MKKVLLVAFVAIMGVSTINAQEGVLNGGVNVGIPTGDANDFYGAALGAELNYMFPVADGFTLGPSVQYAHFFGKDIDTALGTVEVSDASYLPISGAARFNVSDKFVVGANLGYAVGLSEDLDGGFYYRPVVGYKIGNTTQLNVSYSGISNDGLEMNNVSLGVMFGL, from the coding sequence ATGAAAAAAGTATTGTTAGTTGCTTTTGTAGCAATAATGGGTGTAAGTACTATAAATGCACAAGAAGGTGTTTTAAATGGTGGCGTAAATGTAGGTATTCCTACAGGAGATGCCAATGATTTCTATGGGGCAGCATTAGGAGCAGAATTAAATTATATGTTTCCTGTAGCTGATGGTTTTACCTTAGGTCCGTCTGTTCAGTATGCTCATTTTTTTGGAAAAGATATAGATACTGCACTTGGAACAGTAGAAGTCTCGGATGCTTCTTATTTGCCAATATCTGGTGCGGCAAGATTTAATGTTTCAGATAAATTTGTAGTTGGAGCAAACCTTGGTTATGCAGTAGGTTTGAGTGAAGATTTAGATGGCGGTTTTTATTATAGACCTGTAGTTGGCTACAAAATTGGTAATACTACACAGTTAAATGTTTCTTATTCCGGAATTTCAAATGATGGTTTAGAGATGAACAATGTTAGTTTGGGAGTAATGTTCGGACTGTAA